A single region of the Gilliamella apis genome encodes:
- a CDS encoding RtcB family protein gives MTQYHLLQTENAKPIKMWTEGVPVDQGAKDQLSKTAQLPFIFKHIAVMPDVHVGKGSTIGSVIPTMGAIIPAAVGVDIGCGMIAVQTSLMATDLPDNLLPLRTEIEKAVPHGISPKNHKQDNGSWHNPPTLIDQHWQQLLPGFQKLIDKYPHLENTNNYRHLGTLGTGNHFIEICLDEADRVWIMLHSGSRGVGNAIGRFFIEMARKDMEVHIKNLPDRDLAYLEEGTEHFQDYVDAVHWAQEFARLNREAMITNVILAMRKIITKPFTTHMSAINCHHNYVQKEHHFGEEIFVTRKGAVSARKGELGIIPGSMGAKSYIVRGLGNEESFCSCSHGAGRVMSRTEAKKKFTIADQIKATAHVECRKDANVIDEIPMAYKDIDAVMTAQNELVEIVHQLRQVVCVKG, from the coding sequence ATGACTCAATATCATTTATTGCAAACCGAAAATGCCAAACCGATTAAGATGTGGACAGAAGGAGTACCAGTTGATCAAGGAGCTAAAGACCAATTAAGCAAAACAGCACAACTTCCTTTTATTTTTAAGCATATTGCTGTAATGCCTGATGTTCATGTTGGTAAAGGTTCGACTATTGGTAGCGTAATCCCAACAATGGGCGCCATTATTCCTGCTGCCGTCGGTGTGGATATTGGTTGCGGGATGATAGCCGTACAAACATCATTAATGGCAACAGATTTACCAGATAATTTATTACCATTAAGAACCGAAATAGAAAAAGCGGTACCACATGGTATCTCGCCAAAAAATCATAAACAAGATAATGGTAGTTGGCATAATCCACCGACTTTGATCGACCAACATTGGCAACAATTATTACCAGGTTTTCAAAAGTTAATTGACAAGTATCCTCATTTGGAAAATACCAATAACTATCGACATCTAGGAACACTTGGTACAGGTAACCATTTTATCGAAATCTGTTTAGATGAAGCCGACCGAGTTTGGATCATGTTGCATAGTGGATCACGAGGTGTCGGTAATGCTATTGGTCGCTTTTTTATTGAGATGGCCAGAAAAGATATGGAAGTCCATATAAAAAATCTACCAGATAGAGATTTAGCTTACTTAGAAGAAGGTACTGAACATTTTCAGGATTATGTCGATGCCGTTCATTGGGCACAAGAGTTTGCTCGACTTAACCGTGAAGCAATGATAACCAATGTGATTTTAGCTATGCGTAAAATCATTACTAAACCATTTACAACACATATGTCGGCAATTAACTGTCACCATAATTATGTGCAAAAAGAGCATCATTTTGGTGAAGAGATCTTTGTTACACGTAAAGGAGCAGTTTCTGCCCGTAAAGGGGAATTAGGGATTATTCCAGGATCAATGGGAGCGAAAAGCTACATTGTTCGCGGACTGGGAAATGAAGAAAGCTTTTGCTCTTGTTCTCATGGTGCTGGACGGGTTATGAGTCGCACAGAAGCGAAAAAGAAATTTACCATCGCAGATCAAATTAAAGCAACTGCACATGTTGAATGTCGTAAAGATGCCAATGTTATTGATGAAATTCCAATGGCATATAAAGATATTGATGCTGTAATGACAGCACAAAATGAATTAGTTGAGATTGTTCATCAACTACGACAAGTGGTCT